Proteins encoded together in one Otariodibacter oris window:
- the rlmB gene encoding 23S rRNA (guanosine(2251)-2'-O)-methyltransferase RlmB: protein MSEQIYGIHAVKAFLDNAPERLIEVFVLKGREDKRLTPLLNALQRLGIGIQQVNRQTLDNKAKGEVHQGIIARVLPAKELNEQDLDQILATKQNPLLLILDGVTDPHNLGACLRTADAAGVDAVIVPKDKSAQLTSIARKVACGAAEVVPLIRVTNLARTMRELQEHNIWIVGTAGEATENIYQAKLTGPIALVMGAEGDGMRRLTREHCDQLVSIPMAGSVSSLNVSVATGVCLFEIVRQNLAHTQ, encoded by the coding sequence ATGAGTGAACAAATTTACGGTATTCATGCCGTTAAAGCCTTTTTAGACAACGCACCAGAACGATTAATTGAGGTGTTTGTATTAAAAGGGCGTGAAGACAAACGCTTAACCCCACTACTCAACGCTTTACAACGTTTAGGCATTGGTATTCAACAAGTAAACCGCCAAACGCTAGATAACAAAGCGAAAGGCGAAGTGCATCAAGGCATTATTGCTCGTGTATTGCCAGCCAAAGAATTAAATGAACAGGATCTCGATCAGATCTTAGCGACTAAACAAAATCCACTTTTATTGATCTTAGATGGTGTCACCGATCCGCATAATCTTGGAGCGTGTTTGCGTACAGCAGATGCGGCTGGAGTGGATGCAGTCATTGTACCAAAAGATAAATCAGCACAGCTTACCTCTATCGCTCGTAAAGTGGCTTGTGGTGCAGCGGAAGTCGTACCTTTGATTCGTGTTACCAACTTGGCTCGTACAATGCGAGAACTACAAGAGCATAATATTTGGATTGTGGGTACAGCAGGTGAAGCGACTGAAAATATCTACCAAGCTAAACTCACAGGACCAATCGCATTAGTGATGGGAGCAGAAGGGGATGGAATGCGTCGTTTAACTCGTGAACATTGCGATCAACTGGTTAGCATCCCAATGGCTGGCTCAGTTTCATCATTGAATGTCTCTGTTGCCACAGGCGTATGCTTATTTGAAATCGTTCGTCAAAATTTGGCTCACACTCAATAA
- a CDS encoding ribonucleoside-diphosphate reductase subunit alpha, whose protein sequence is MTYFNSDRPDFAWLNDDSRLFLQRGYLLEGTTAYDRIRYIADYAESKLGIEGFADKFYHYMARGYFSLSSPIWSNFGLDRGLPISCFGSYIGDSIYEIMRTVAEVGMMSKIGGGTSAYFGDIRPRGSLITNNGKSDGSFNFSKLFDTTIDVISQGTSRKGQFAGYIDIEHGDIEEWLDIHTEGNPIQLMYYGVCVGHDWLESMKAGDTYKRQLWAKLLQRKTETGIPYLFFKDNANAGRPDVYKDKNMTVHASNLCTEIMLPSNSEESFVCCLSSMNLLYFDEWKDTDAPEVLTYFLDVVMSEFIEKSADMPFLDRANRFARRHRALGLGVLGWHSYLQANHIAFDSYEAMQKNNLIFQTLRDKTLKASQELAQRFGEPEILKGYGRRNTTLMSIAPTKSSSFILGSVSPSVEPFRSNYYVKDLAKIKTVYKNPFLEKLLQEKGLDKEEIWESILLNDGSVQHLEQLSEHDKEVFKTFSEISQLSVIQQVAQRQQYIDQGQSINIMVHPATPARDLNQLYLTAEELGLKSIYYQYSMSAAQVFNRNLLNCSSCEG, encoded by the coding sequence ATGACTTATTTTAATTCCGACCGACCTGATTTTGCGTGGCTAAATGATGATAGCCGTTTATTTTTACAACGTGGTTACTTACTAGAGGGAACCACAGCCTACGATCGCATTCGTTATATTGCAGATTATGCCGAGAGCAAACTTGGCATTGAAGGCTTTGCCGATAAATTTTATCACTATATGGCGAGAGGGTATTTTTCCCTTTCCTCGCCAATTTGGTCTAATTTTGGCTTAGATCGTGGATTACCGATTTCATGTTTTGGTAGTTATATTGGCGATTCAATTTATGAGATCATGAGAACAGTCGCTGAAGTTGGCATGATGAGCAAGATTGGTGGCGGCACGTCGGCTTACTTTGGTGATATTCGTCCTCGTGGTAGTTTGATTACCAATAATGGAAAATCAGACGGCTCTTTTAATTTCAGTAAATTATTCGATACGACAATTGACGTGATTTCCCAAGGCACTTCTCGAAAAGGGCAGTTTGCGGGCTATATTGATATTGAGCATGGCGATATTGAGGAATGGCTTGATATTCATACGGAAGGTAACCCGATTCAGCTTATGTACTATGGGGTATGCGTAGGGCATGATTGGTTAGAATCCATGAAAGCAGGCGATACCTATAAGCGTCAGCTTTGGGCGAAATTGTTACAACGTAAAACGGAAACAGGTATCCCGTATTTATTCTTTAAGGATAATGCCAACGCAGGACGTCCTGACGTGTATAAAGATAAAAACATGACAGTGCATGCCTCAAATTTATGTACTGAAATTATGTTGCCATCAAATTCAGAAGAGAGCTTTGTGTGTTGTCTTTCTTCCATGAATCTATTGTATTTTGATGAATGGAAAGATACTGACGCACCCGAAGTTTTAACCTATTTCCTTGACGTTGTTATGTCTGAATTTATCGAAAAAAGTGCGGATATGCCATTTTTAGATAGAGCGAATCGCTTTGCTCGCAGACACAGAGCATTAGGTTTAGGCGTACTTGGTTGGCATAGCTATCTTCAAGCTAATCATATTGCCTTTGATAGTTATGAAGCAATGCAGAAAAATAATCTTATCTTTCAAACATTGCGTGACAAAACATTAAAAGCCTCACAAGAGCTTGCTCAACGTTTTGGCGAGCCTGAGATTTTAAAAGGCTATGGTCGTCGTAATACAACTTTAATGAGTATTGCACCAACGAAATCCAGTAGCTTTATTTTAGGTAGTGTTTCTCCGTCTGTTGAGCCATTTAGATCGAATTACTATGTTAAAGATTTGGCGAAAATTAAGACGGTTTACAAAAATCCATTCTTAGAAAAACTGTTGCAAGAGAAAGGGTTAGATAAAGAGGAAATTTGGGAAAGTATTTTATTGAATGATGGTTCTGTGCAACATTTAGAACAGCTTTCTGAACACGATAAAGAAGTGTTTAAAACCTTCTCAGAAATTAGCCAATTAAGTGTGATTCAGCAAGTGGCACAACGTCAGCAATATATTGACCAAGGACAGAGCATTAATATTATGGTTCACCCAGCCACCCCTGCTCGTGACTTAAATCAATTATATTTAACAGCAGAAGAGCTTGGCTTAAAATCGATCTACTATCAATATTCAATGAGTGCGGCTCAAGTGTTTAACCGCAACTTGTTAAATTGTAGTAGTTGTGAGGGGTAG
- a CDS encoding ribonucleotide-diphosphate reductase subunit beta codes for MSRNIFEKRLNIKPYEYPELLEFKDAIRHSYWLHTEFNFTGDIQDYRTNINDHERQVLTRTMLAISQIEVSVKRFWGDLYRYFPKPEIDDVGGTFAESEVRHKDAYSFLLEKLGLNEMFSQITEIPALMSRINYMEDFMRDKDEGKDRFVLSLVLFSLFVEHISLFGQFLIMMSFNKHKNLFKGISNAVEATSKEEEIHGRFGITLYEILREEHSELFNDEFYEELKLLASQALAAERSILDWIFEGGDLSFISRATVENYIMSRYNNSLMALGLEPPYNIDPDMLKETEWFDIEILSTKETDFFNKRSTDYSKKMKQITADDLF; via the coding sequence ATGTCTCGTAATATTTTCGAAAAACGTCTTAACATTAAACCCTATGAATATCCAGAATTACTCGAATTTAAAGATGCGATTCGCCATTCCTATTGGTTGCACACTGAGTTTAATTTCACAGGGGATATTCAGGATTACCGTACGAATATTAATGACCACGAACGTCAGGTCTTAACTCGTACCATGTTAGCCATTTCACAAATTGAAGTGAGCGTTAAACGCTTTTGGGGCGATTTGTATCGCTATTTTCCTAAACCCGAAATTGACGACGTTGGCGGTACTTTTGCGGAAAGTGAAGTACGCCATAAAGATGCCTATTCTTTCTTATTGGAAAAATTAGGCTTAAATGAAATGTTTTCACAAATCACAGAAATTCCTGCGTTGATGAGTCGTATCAACTATATGGAAGATTTTATGCGTGATAAAGATGAAGGCAAAGATCGCTTTGTTCTATCCCTTGTGCTTTTTTCGTTATTTGTGGAACATATTTCACTGTTTGGACAATTCTTAATTATGATGTCCTTTAATAAGCACAAGAATTTATTTAAAGGGATTTCTAATGCCGTTGAAGCAACGTCAAAAGAAGAAGAGATTCACGGGCGTTTTGGGATTACTTTATATGAAATTCTTCGTGAAGAACATTCAGAATTGTTCAATGATGAATTCTACGAAGAATTAAAATTGTTAGCTTCACAAGCATTAGCGGCGGAAAGAAGTATTTTAGATTGGATTTTTGAAGGTGGCGATTTGAGTTTTATTAGTCGTGCAACCGTTGAAAACTACATTATGAGCCGTTACAACAATTCATTAATGGCACTAGGCTTAGAGCCACCTTACAACATTGATCCTGATATGTTGAAAGAAACCGAGTGGTTTGATATTGAAATCTTATCGACAAAAGAAACGGATTTCTTTAACAAACGTAGTACAGATTACAGTAAAAAGATGAAACAGATAACAGCCGATGACTTATTTTAA
- the putA gene encoding bifunctional proline dehydrogenase/L-glutamate gamma-semialdehyde dehydrogenase PutA has product MSLLNYQLLPPNTTIRSQLSTHYRIDEQLLVNSLIEQAETESLAGEIKILAKKLVRKVRESRQKASGVDALMHEFSLSSQEGIALMCLAEALLRIPDQETADKLIKDKLAKGDWRSHVGHSPSLFVNAAAWGLVVTGKLLDTHSERGLSSALTQLLAKGGEPFIRRGVDVAMRLLGKQFVTGENIQQAIKNGEKRFAMGYRYSYDMLGEAALTEEDAKRYYDDYVQSIHAVGATSKGLGVYQSSGVSVKLSAIHSRYSLSQHQRVMDELYPRLKSLFLLAKQYDIGLNIDAEEADRLELSLDLMDKLLSDPDLARFDGIGFVVQAYQKRCPYVIEYLIEKARENNRKLMIRLVKGAYWDTEIKRAQTDSLEGYPVFTRKVHTDLNYVVCAKKLLSAQDVIYPQFATHNAQTLSTVYHLAKGKKFEFQCLHGMGETLYDQVVGKDNLNVQCRIYAPVGSYQTLLAYLVRRLLENGANSSFVNQIVDENLDMEQLVKAPTIKALETEGTMHPKIPLPQQLFGESRFNSKGYDLTDAISLKDLQEQLNNLSQQYVAESLLANGKTTNNESRVVNNPANLAEVVGEVVDASLEDIERAFEVAESFKAEWQNTSPVVRAEALEKMADLMEQNMPVLFDLAVREAGKTLNNAIAEVREAVDFCRYYAKEVKANPEGFTQSRGIITTISPWNFPLAIFVGEVSSALVTGNVVLAKPAEQTSLMAHYAVSLFHQAGIPTQALQCLLGSGKEVGNKLISDPRVDGVIFTGSTATAKHINTNLQKSDRILPLIAETGGQNAMIVDSSALAEQVVVDVLNSAFDSAGQRCSALRVLYLQEDIADHLLEMLKGAMAELKVGKPQALDIDVGPVIDRTAQSRLLEHIEKFKKIAKSYYQVPIEDSVEQGGIFVPPTLLEIDNIRQLTQEVFGPVLHVVRFNAKNLSQVMQDINSTGFGLTSGLHSRIDETVEKWLATIEAGNLYVNRNTVGAVVGVQPFGGMGLSGTGPKAGGPLYLQRLVNRKEWDLQDIEGGEKVDLSLLTEGLEATLSNAELDNAMTLMNQLSERSPLGKVLTMQGITGEDNFMRLASRSVIAIGNGSLEEQVKALIAITVSGSKAVVLSGSSLAQHVSNFGNLISVVDDFNTLSELSVLIVLNPLSVEQKLHFAQREGAILTYVESLDLALSLFPLLHEKAVSINTAAAGGNASLMSEMD; this is encoded by the coding sequence ATGTCACTGCTCAACTACCAACTTCTCCCTCCAAATACAACTATCCGTTCACAATTAAGCACTCATTATCGTATAGATGAGCAATTATTAGTTAACTCATTAATTGAGCAAGCTGAAACAGAATCTCTTGCAGGAGAGATTAAAATTTTAGCCAAGAAACTGGTTAGAAAAGTCAGGGAATCTCGTCAAAAAGCAAGTGGTGTGGATGCACTCATGCATGAATTTTCATTATCTAGCCAAGAAGGTATTGCTTTAATGTGTTTAGCAGAAGCCTTATTGCGTATTCCTGATCAAGAAACCGCGGATAAGCTTATTAAAGACAAATTAGCCAAAGGCGATTGGCGTTCTCACGTTGGGCATAGTCCTTCACTGTTTGTGAATGCAGCTGCTTGGGGATTAGTGGTTACGGGTAAACTATTAGATACCCATAGCGAAAGAGGATTATCTTCTGCACTAACTCAGCTACTTGCGAAAGGTGGGGAGCCATTCATTCGTCGAGGTGTTGATGTTGCTATGCGTTTGCTTGGTAAGCAATTCGTAACAGGTGAAAACATTCAGCAAGCGATAAAAAATGGTGAGAAACGTTTTGCGATGGGTTATCGCTATAGCTACGATATGCTTGGTGAAGCGGCTCTAACAGAAGAAGATGCTAAACGATATTATGATGATTATGTTCAATCTATTCATGCCGTTGGGGCAACGTCTAAAGGACTTGGTGTTTATCAGTCGTCAGGTGTTTCTGTAAAATTATCCGCAATTCATTCTCGTTATAGCTTATCACAGCACCAACGTGTGATGGATGAACTTTACCCTCGTTTAAAATCATTATTCTTATTAGCCAAACAATATGATATTGGATTGAATATTGATGCAGAAGAGGCAGATCGCTTAGAACTTTCCTTAGATTTAATGGATAAATTACTTTCCGATCCCGATTTAGCAAGATTTGATGGCATTGGTTTTGTGGTGCAAGCTTACCAAAAACGTTGCCCTTATGTGATTGAGTATCTAATTGAGAAAGCGAGAGAAAATAATCGAAAATTGATGATTCGATTAGTAAAAGGGGCTTATTGGGATACAGAAATTAAACGCGCTCAAACAGACAGCCTTGAAGGTTATCCAGTATTCACACGTAAAGTCCATACTGATTTGAATTACGTAGTTTGTGCTAAAAAATTACTGTCTGCACAAGACGTGATTTATCCTCAATTTGCAACACATAATGCACAAACACTTTCTACTGTTTATCATTTAGCTAAAGGCAAGAAATTTGAATTCCAGTGCTTACACGGTATGGGAGAAACTTTATACGATCAGGTGGTTGGTAAAGATAATTTGAATGTTCAATGCCGAATCTACGCGCCAGTGGGTTCTTATCAAACCTTGCTTGCGTATTTAGTGCGTCGTTTATTAGAAAATGGGGCAAATAGCTCTTTTGTGAATCAAATTGTCGATGAGAATTTAGATATGGAGCAATTAGTCAAAGCTCCAACGATAAAAGCCCTTGAAACAGAGGGAACAATGCACCCTAAAATTCCATTACCGCAACAGCTATTTGGAGAATCACGTTTTAACTCTAAGGGTTATGATTTAACGGATGCAATTTCATTAAAAGATCTTCAAGAGCAATTAAATAATCTTTCACAGCAATACGTAGCTGAATCATTACTTGCCAATGGCAAAACAACCAATAACGAATCTCGTGTAGTCAATAACCCTGCTAATTTAGCCGAAGTGGTTGGGGAAGTTGTAGATGCCTCTTTAGAAGACATTGAACGAGCTTTTGAAGTAGCAGAATCGTTTAAGGCCGAATGGCAAAATACTTCACCAGTTGTACGAGCGGAAGCATTAGAAAAAATGGCAGATTTAATGGAACAGAATATGCCTGTTTTATTCGATCTTGCGGTGAGAGAGGCTGGTAAAACATTAAATAATGCGATTGCAGAAGTAAGAGAAGCGGTCGATTTCTGTCGATATTATGCAAAAGAAGTGAAAGCGAATCCTGAAGGATTTACACAATCACGCGGTATTATTACGACCATTAGTCCGTGGAACTTCCCTCTAGCGATATTTGTGGGTGAAGTGTCTTCAGCATTGGTAACAGGTAATGTCGTATTGGCTAAACCTGCGGAACAAACCAGTTTAATGGCACATTATGCGGTGAGCTTATTCCATCAAGCAGGTATTCCTACTCAAGCACTTCAATGTTTACTTGGAAGCGGTAAAGAGGTTGGGAATAAACTTATTTCCGATCCACGTGTTGATGGTGTGATTTTTACAGGCTCAACGGCAACCGCAAAACATATCAACACTAATTTGCAAAAATCTGATCGGATCTTACCGCTTATTGCTGAAACAGGCGGACAAAATGCAATGATCGTGGACAGTTCTGCTCTAGCGGAACAAGTGGTAGTCGATGTTTTAAATTCTGCATTTGATTCAGCGGGACAACGCTGTTCAGCTTTACGTGTTCTTTATTTACAAGAAGATATTGCCGATCATCTGCTTGAAATGTTGAAGGGGGCAATGGCTGAATTAAAAGTCGGTAAACCACAAGCCCTTGATATTGATGTTGGTCCAGTGATTGATCGTACTGCGCAATCTCGTTTACTTGAGCATATCGAGAAATTTAAAAAGATCGCTAAGTCTTATTATCAAGTACCAATAGAAGACTCAGTTGAGCAAGGTGGGATCTTTGTACCTCCAACATTGTTAGAGATTGATAATATCCGTCAGCTTACACAGGAAGTGTTTGGACCTGTCCTACACGTAGTTCGTTTCAATGCTAAAAACTTATCGCAAGTAATGCAGGATATTAACTCCACTGGCTTTGGTTTAACCAGTGGCTTACATAGCCGTATTGATGAAACGGTTGAAAAATGGTTAGCGACAATCGAGGCTGGCAATTTATATGTGAATCGAAATACTGTCGGTGCGGTTGTAGGGGTTCAACCATTTGGTGGAATGGGACTTTCTGGTACAGGACCTAAAGCAGGTGGACCATTGTACTTGCAACGTTTAGTCAATCGCAAAGAATGGGATTTACAAGATATTGAAGGTGGCGAAAAAGTTGATTTATCGTTACTTACAGAAGGACTTGAGGCAACCTTATCAAATGCTGAACTTGATAATGCAATGACTTTAATGAATCAATTATCAGAAAGATCGCCACTTGGAAAAGTGCTAACTATGCAAGGCATCACGGGTGAAGATAACTTCATGCGTTTAGCCTCTCGCTCAGTTATTGCGATTGGTAATGGCTCGTTAGAAGAGCAAGTTAAAGCATTGATCGCCATTACGGTATCGGGAAGTAAAGCGGTTGTATTAAGTGGTTCGTCTCTTGCTCAACACGTATCTAATTTTGGCAACTTAATTTCCGTGGTCGATGATTTCAATACCCTTTCTGAATTGAGTGTGTTGATCGTACTTAATCCATTATCCGTTGAACAAAAATTACATTTTGCACAACGAGAAGGGGCAATCTTAACTTATGTTGAAAGTTTAGATTTAGCCTTATCACTCTTCCCATTATTACACGAAAAAGCAGTGAGTATTAATACTGCCGCTGCGGGTGGTAATGCAAGTTTAATGAGTGAAATGGATTAA
- the putP gene encoding sodium/proline symporter PutP produces the protein MFGLDPTTITFLIYIVGMISIGFIAYRFTTNLSDYILGGRRLGSFVTGLSAGASDMSGWLLMGLPGAVYAAGLVEGWIAIGLTIGAYLNWLFVAGRLRTHTEYNANSLTLPEYFHHRFGDKTKLLKIVSATIILFFFAIYCASGVVAGARLFENLFDVPYSTALWYGALATIIYTFIGGFLAVSWTDTIQATLMLFALFLTPIFILIQLGGFEETHTVLMQAGEAANKDFTDLFTGTTFVGLLSLSAWGLGYFGQPHILARFMAADSARSIPNARRISMAWMIICLFGSVGIGFFGQAYFFANPEQAELVNQNHEQVFIELAKLLFNPWVAGVLLSAILAAVMSTLSCQLLICSSAITEDFYKGMLKPNASEKELVWLGRIMVLVIAVLAIVLAQDPDSKVLGLVSYAWAGFGCAFGPVVILSLFWKRMNAAGAMAGMLTGALVVVFWNTLVPDSGIYEMIPGFILATLAIFVVSLVTPSPRKEIVTTFENAQKAYEQEMN, from the coding sequence ATGTTTGGATTAGATCCAACCACAATAACATTTTTAATCTATATCGTAGGGATGATTTCTATTGGTTTCATTGCTTATCGATTTACTACTAATCTATCGGATTATATTTTAGGCGGACGTCGTTTAGGTAGTTTTGTAACGGGTTTATCAGCTGGAGCATCCGATATGTCGGGTTGGCTGTTAATGGGGTTACCTGGTGCAGTATATGCAGCAGGTTTAGTTGAAGGATGGATTGCTATTGGTTTAACTATTGGTGCTTATTTGAATTGGTTATTCGTTGCTGGTCGGTTAAGAACGCATACAGAATATAATGCCAATTCATTGACATTACCTGAGTATTTTCATCATAGATTTGGTGATAAAACCAAATTACTGAAAATTGTATCCGCTACGATTATTCTTTTCTTTTTTGCTATTTATTGTGCTTCTGGTGTCGTTGCTGGCGCTCGGTTATTTGAGAATTTATTTGATGTTCCTTACTCGACTGCACTTTGGTATGGTGCTTTAGCAACAATTATTTATACCTTTATCGGTGGTTTCTTAGCGGTAAGTTGGACTGATACGATTCAGGCAACCTTAATGTTATTCGCATTATTTTTAACTCCAATCTTTATTTTGATCCAGTTAGGTGGTTTTGAAGAAACTCATACCGTGTTAATGCAAGCAGGTGAAGCTGCTAATAAAGATTTTACTGACTTATTTACAGGGACTACGTTTGTTGGTTTATTAAGCCTTTCAGCTTGGGGCTTGGGTTATTTCGGTCAGCCTCATATCTTAGCGCGTTTTATGGCTGCTGATAGCGCCCGTTCTATCCCTAATGCTCGCCGTATTAGTATGGCTTGGATGATTATTTGTTTATTCGGTTCAGTTGGAATTGGATTCTTTGGACAAGCTTATTTCTTTGCGAATCCAGAACAAGCTGAATTAGTGAATCAAAATCATGAGCAAGTATTTATTGAGTTAGCTAAATTATTATTTAACCCATGGGTTGCTGGGGTTCTGTTATCAGCAATTTTAGCAGCGGTAATGAGTACACTAAGTTGTCAGTTATTGATCTGTTCAAGCGCTATTACTGAAGACTTTTATAAAGGAATGTTGAAACCTAATGCATCAGAAAAAGAGTTAGTTTGGTTAGGACGTATCATGGTATTGGTGATTGCAGTGCTTGCTATTGTATTAGCTCAGGATCCTGACAGTAAAGTACTGGGTCTTGTTTCATACGCTTGGGCTGGTTTTGGTTGTGCATTTGGTCCAGTAGTTATTCTCTCACTATTTTGGAAACGCATGAATGCTGCGGGTGCAATGGCTGGTATGCTAACAGGCGCATTAGTTGTGGTATTTTGGAATACTTTAGTGCCAGATAGTGGTATTTACGAAATGATTCCAGGGTTCATTTTAGCAACGTTAGCGATTTTTGTTGTGTCGTTGGTTACTCCATCACCAAGAAAAGAAATTGTAACTACGTTTGAAAATGCTCAAAAAGCTTATGAGCAAGAAATGAATTAA